The Fusarium keratoplasticum isolate Fu6.1 chromosome 8, whole genome shotgun sequence genome includes a region encoding these proteins:
- a CDS encoding Calpain catalytic domain-containing protein yields the protein MERRAQAAESLIATSSGQAALDHAIQAVDLYMRAAGEAATKRDATRLRLKCQQLITQAERLKAAISGHQPTQPPSLLQRTSRLHGNYFPPWSAEPTEKDFSLPSGDEPFTDESTFTLSPRQAATFGGWKRPRELYEDGGTDGGVFMNSENGCDLVQDMTTDCSVVASLCAAMRILTGRNSVLSSVLFPFDKAKGVPKFSPSGRYVLRLHFNGCFRRVVIDERLPASTTDRTLYVVDRRNPQLIWPALLEKAYLKVRGGYDFPGSNSGTDLWVLTGWIPEQLFLQREDLDIDSVWERIKAAHDSEDVVVTLGTGRISSEEEDVLGLIGEHDYAVMDLDVAGDSRRLLVKNPWCNGPVWRGGAYHASTTDDSAVQPTDPESANSLLAAGSFWMSLEDVVQHFESMYLNWNPGRFSQRQDHHFNWKMPSPKLASSLVRNPQYSLQSPKGGEVWILVSRHFMDAELEIARNRTDTMAAVSGQLGFMSILIFDNNGHRVQVSDGDLYRGPYVDSPQTLARLDASPMKRYTIVIDQHEFPLPEYTLTLSFFSQDPLRVKEAGDAMTHTKEITGSWTRRTAGGNSACTTYGTNPQFKLSLAQASPLSILLSTDMQDVHVHIDLVWAKGKRVQTLKARDITGSSGEYRRGCAVANITHVDAGVYTLVCSTFDAGQLADFALRISSMTPVTLEPVPADAAGRLRKTLTPFQLSDGEEVRRAQLSVSWLTRMSVTARSVIQTNLDPGSRPSSTLMVRLSVVHGWAPERTTIAVSGEGEYQELKSVVRTPELDMEPARLQREGMWLVVETMGTSQIGECIELELHSDAPVNVGRWELV from the exons atggagaggagagctCAG GCTGCTGAGTCTCTCATCGCAACATCGAGTGGCCAAGCGGCCCTCGATCATGCCATTCAAGCGGTTGATCTATACATGCGAGCAGCTGGAGAGGCCGCTACTAAACGAGATGCTACACGTCTGCGGCTGAAATGCCAGCAACTCATCACTCAGGCTGAGAGGCTCAAGGCCGCAATCAGCGGTCACCAGCCTACACAGCCGCCCAGTCTCCTACAGCGAACCTCACGGCTTCATGGCAACTACTTCCCTCCCTGGTCGGCTGAGCCTACTGAAAAAGACTTTTCACTCCCCTCGGGCGATGAGCCCTTCAC TGACGAATCCACCTTCACACTATCACCCAGGCAGGCCGCTACTTTCGGTGGGTGGAAACGCCCACGAGAGCTTTACGAAGATGGCGGGACAGATGGCGGGGTCTTCATGAACTCGGAAAATGGCTGCGATCTGGTGCAAGACATGACCACCGATTGTTCTGTCGTTGCTAGTCTATGTGCTGCCATGCGCATCTTAACTGGTCGAAACTCA GTCCTGTCATCCGTCCTGTTTCCCTTTGACAAAGCCAAGGGTGTCCCCAAATTCTCTCCTTCTGGCAGATATGTTCTTCGGCTACACTTCAACGGTTGCTTCCGTCGTGTCGTGATTGATGAACGTCTCCCAGCTTCGACCACTGATCGAACCCTTTACGTTGTTGATCGACGCAACCCTCAACTGATTTGGCCGGCACTTTTAGAAAAGGCCTATCTCAAAGTGAGAGGAGGCTATGACTTCCCAGGGAGTAACTCGGGCACCGATCTATGGGTGCTCACAGGATGGATTCCCGAACAGCTCTTTCTTCAAAG GGAAGATCTTGATATTGACTCAGTGTGGGAGAGAATCAAGGCTGCTCACGACTCTGAAGATGTCGTAGTCACTCTGGGTACGGGACGTATCTCatctgaagaggaggatgttCTAGGTTTGATTGGAGAACACGACTACGCCGTCATGGATCTCGACGTCGCCGGTGATAGTCGAAGGCTCTTGGTCAAGAATCCCTGGTGTAATGGCCCGGTCTGGAGAGGAGGTGCTTATCACGCTTCCACTACCGACGATTCGGCCGTACAGCCGACCGACCCCGAGTCTGCAAACTCTCTTCTCGCAGCTGGCTCATTCTGGATGTCTCTTGAGGATGTCGTCCAACATTTTGAGTCCATGTATCTGAACTGGAATCCCGGGCGCTTCTCCCAACGCCAGGATCACCACTTCAATTGGAAAATGCCATCTCCAAAGCTGGCTTCCTCATTGGTACGCAACCCCCAATATTCACTACAGTCACCCAAAGGTGGCGAGGTCTGGATTCTTGTCAGCCGTCACTTTATGGATGCCGAGTTGGAAATTGCTCGAAACAGGACCGACACTATGGCGGCCGTCTCCGGACAGCTCGGGTTCATGAGCATCCTAATATTCGACAACAACGGCCACAGAGTGCAAGTGAGTGATGGTGATCTATATCGGGGGCCATACGTGGACTCGCCCCAGACTCTGGCTCGCCTGGATGCAAGCCCGATGAAACGATACACAATCGTCATTGACCAGCACGAGTTTCCGCTTCCAGAGTATACCCTCACTCTTTCGTTCTTCTCACAAGACCCGCTGAGGGTCAAAGAGGCGGGTGACGCAATGACGCACACAAAGGAGATTACAGGCTCGTGGACCAGGCGAACCGCAGGTGGCAACTCAGCATGCACGACATATGGAACAAACCCCCAATTCAAGCTGTCGCTTGCCCAGGCGAGCCCTCTATCCATTCTGCTCTCAACCGACATGCAAGACGTTCATGTCCACATCGACCTAGTATGGGCCAAAGGGAAACGAGTTCAGACGCTCAAGGCCCGGGACATCACAGGTTCATCTGGCGAGTATCGCAGGGGCTGCGCAGTGGCAAATATCACCCACGTCGACGCTGGAGTGTACACCCTGGTGTGCTCGACATTCGATGCAGGTCAACTTGCCGACTTTGCCCTCAGGATCTCTTCCATGACGCCCGTAACACTCGAGCCTGTCCCTGCCGATGCTGCTGGAAGACTACGCAAGACCTTGACACCGTTCCAGCTGTCAGACGGGGAAGAGGTCAGGCGGGCGCAGCTCTCAGTGTCCTGGTTGACCCGTATGAGTGTGACCGCACGAAGCGTTATCCAGACAAACCTAGACCCTGGGAGTCGGCCCTCGTCCACGCTAATGGTTCGACTCTCTGTGGTGCATGGCTGGGCTCCTGAACGAACCACCATCGCGGTTTCTGGCGAGGGCGAATATCAAGAACTCAAGTCAGTGGTGCGAACCCCTGAACTTGATATGGAGCCTGCCCGACTGCAGCGGGAGGGTATGTGGCTAGTGGTTGAGACTATGGGCACGAGCCAGATCGGAGAATGTATTGAACTAGAACTCCATAGCGATGCACCCGTCAATGTTGGCCGCTGGGAACTTGTCTAA
- a CDS encoding 60S ribosomal protein L29: MAKSKNSSQHNQSRKAHRNGIKKPKTSRYPSLKGTDPKFRRNHRHALHGNMKALKEVKEGKRESA, encoded by the exons ATGGCGA AGTCCAAGAACTCCTCGCAGCACAACCAGTCGCGCAAGGCGCACCGGAACGG TatcaagaagcccaagacttCTCGTTACCCCTCGCTGAAGGGCACTGACCCCAAGTTCCGACGAAACCACCGACATGCTCTTCACGGCAACATGAAGGCCCTG aaggaggtcaaggagggcaagcgCGAGAGTGCTTAA
- a CDS encoding RNA-binding protein VTS1, which produces MLNMSGNHVIGNRNSTPEANTASTLRPPSSRAVGSGHSLRASADMAALTGPSPASRIRPSSDFYGQAQQSLGPGNSESDSQDKIAQQWIADIDQYETTLEEMAAATLDQDFKDELSAIEQWFRVLSEAERTAALYALLQQTTQVQIRFFIQVLQQMGKNHPMSGVLSPASFDKDPMSNRLSDAMNKLNVDSARNSMSRNSVIAPSNKRHSGLDPSTISAMFPDAAAAIATEKAKFTQQTGNPPSSNRNSVALDPRSSMAAPSISAPQDNRDAGPVSSPSPWNSTGNADQPSAKGSSTQAPMGQFVQPAPSSGLRSPRPQLSSNNTIQSTTLTAPEKNPADLPLLSPYNASSGNWASMVNTPMTGTFNTANTGGTQADMVANATAMKLAALSTVNNRFALDDVRKYRRTRSNDGAPGNAQAPISAGPQPGINLPSANVVMINEHGQVLSREQLMALQAQQSMNLGGQRSRPSSPGLALQTGLPHMAPFTSPQNNGFLSAYDGASPLMSNGLQAVSLGGLSVSGHEGYLSDHSDMVRGRSPRGRRGSSKPPEDPTDPTLLQDIPSWLRSLRLHKYTDNLKDMKWTELIELDDKALEERGVNALGARRKMLKVFDQVKEAKADGKLG; this is translated from the exons ATGCTCAACATGTCTGGAAACCACGTCATTGGAAACAGAAACAGCACGCCCGAGGCTAATACCGCCTCGACCCTGCGACCTCCTTCCTCCAGGGCCGTTGGCTCCGGTCATTCGCTTCGCGCATCTGCCGATATGGCTGCTCTCACCGGCCCATCGCCGGCCAGTCGCATCCGGCCCTCATCGGACTTCTATGGCCAGGCCCAGCAGAGTCTGGGCCCAGGCAACTCGGAGTCCGATTCGCAGGACAAGATTGCGCAGCAGTGGATCGCCGACATTGACCAGTACGAGACTACACTCGAGGAGATGGCTGCTGCCACCTTGGATCAAGATTTCAAGGACGAGCTCAGCGCCATTGAGCAATGGTTCCGCGTCCTGAGCGAGGCGGAGCGCACTGCCGCCTTGTATGCTCTCTTGCAGCAGACAACCCAGGTCCAGATCCGCTTCTTCATTCAGGTCCTCCAGCAGATGGGGAAGAACCATCCCATGTCAGGGGTCCTCTCCCCTGCAAGCTTCGACAAAG ACCCTATGTCGAATCGCCTTAGCGATGCCATGAATAAGCTGAATGTAGATTCCGCCCGCAATTCCATGTCGCGTAACTCGGTTATCGCGCCGTCTAACAAGCGACATTCGGGCCTGGACCCATCTACCATTAGCGCCATGTTTCccgatgctgctgctgccattgcTACCGAGAAGGCTAAGTTCACTCAGCAGACGGGTAACCCCCCGTCTTCGAATCGCAACAGCGTTGCCCTGGATCCCCGCTCATCGATGGCTGCCCCGTCCATCAGCGCACCTCAGGACAACCGTGACGCTGGTCCTGTCAGCTCTCCTTCGCCTTGGAACAGCACTGGCAATGCAGATCAGCCAAGCGCCAAGGGTTCGTCCACCCAGGCTCCCATGGGCCAGTTTGTGCAGCCGGCACCGTCGAGTGGCCTTCGATCCCCCCGTCCTCAGCTGTCAAGCAACAACACAATCCAGAGCACGACGCTCACTGCGCCCGAGAAGAACCCTGCAGATCTGCCGCTGCTCTCCCCATACAATGCCAGCAGTGGCAACTGGGCCTCGATGGTGAACACGCCTATGACTGGTACCTTCAACACCGCCAACACCGGTGGAACACAAGCGGATATGGTTGCCAATGCTACTGCCATGAAGCTTGCAGCCCTTTCTACGGTCAACAACCGATTTGCATTGGATGACGTTCGCAAATACCGTCGCACTAGATCCAACGACGGTGCACCTGGAAATGCCCAGGCCCCGATCTCTGCTGGTCCTCAGCCTGGAATCAACCTTCCCAGCGCCAACGTCGTTATGATCAACGAACACGGCCAAGTCCTTAGCCGGGAGCAGCTCATGGCCCTCCAGGCCCAGCAGAGCATGAACTTGGGTGGCCAGCGCTCGAGACCCAGCTCTCCTGGACTTGCCTTGCAGACTGGATTGCCCCATATGGCTCCGTTTACTTCGCCGCAGAACAACGGCTTCCTGAGCGCTTATGACGGAGCTTCACCGCTGATGAGCAATGGTCTACAGGCTGTCAGCCTGGGAGGACTGAGTGTGAGCGGTCACGAAGGCTACTTGTCGGACCACTCGGATATGGTTCGCGGACGATCCCCTCGTGGACGACGAGGCAGCTCCAAGCCTCCAGAGGACCCGACGGACCCAACTCTCTTGCAGGACATCCCAAGCTGGCTTCGTAGCCTCCGTCTTCATAAGTACACCGACAACCTGAAGGATATGAAGTGGACGGAGCTCATTGAGTTGGACGACAAGGCTTTGGAGGAGCGCGGTGTTAACGCTCTTGGAGCGCGCCGAAAGATGCTCAAGGTCTTTGATCAGGTCAAGG aagccaaggccgacggAAAACTGGGCTAG